One Solea senegalensis isolate Sse05_10M linkage group LG3, IFAPA_SoseM_1, whole genome shotgun sequence genomic window carries:
- the LOC122766602 gene encoding extracellular calcium-sensing receptor-like — MRSFLDTSILSLILLSCFCSAVSSYSSSCQLQGQFNLNGMHKTGDVILGGLFRLHFFPVYADASFTSEPQQSSCYGFNVLGFRMSQTMAFTIDEINRNSNLLPNVTLGYSLYDNCLQVGAGIGAALTLISGQKEQVTLEENCAGTPPVLGIVGGSSSTRSIAISTVLGLYRVPLVSYFATCSCLSDRQKFPSFFRTIPSDSFQVNALIQILKHFGWTWAGLLISDDDYGHNAAWSFHSDLGPTAGGCLAYTEILPRYDPIEIRRIVDVIRKSTARVVIVFAHESRMINLMKEVVKQNVTGLQWIASEAWSSAAVLQAPHLMPYLAGTLGIAIRRGEIPGLRDFLLQIRPDLHHNNTDGNSMVNEFWEYTFQCRFAPPPAGWVEAGGELCTGEEAEENVKNELVDVSNLRPEYNVYKAVYALAYALDDMLQCEPGRGPFSNNTCAHLQRMEPWQMMYYLEKVNFTTSFGDQVSFDENGDPLPIYDIMNWVWLPDGRTKVQRVGEFKRSAFKGEELTLDVDKIFWNVESKQPPRSVCSESCPPGTRMARKKGEPECCFDCVPCSEGKISNTTDSMECTSCPEDFWSSPQHDHCLPKKTEFLSFHEPLGICLTTISLLGTFICVVVLGIFIHHHSTPIVRANNSELSFLLLVSLKLCFLCSLLFIGRPRSWTCQLRHAAFGISFVLCVSCILVKTLVVLAVFRASKPGGESSLKWFGAAQQRGTVLVLTSVQAAICTVWLVSASPVPHKNTQYHSDKIVYECVVGSTVGFAVLLGYIGLLAVLSCLLAFLARNLPDSFNEAKLITFSMLIFCAVWVAFVPAYISSPGKYADAVEVFAILASSLGILVALLGPKCYIILCRPERNTKKAIMGRGTKS; from the exons atgaggTCATTTTTAGACACCAGTATCCTCTCTTTAATTTTGTTGTCCTGCTTTTGCTCTGCAGTGTCCTCTTATTCatcctcttgtcagttacagggacagtttaacctaaatgggatgcacaaaactggagatgtgattctaggtggactTTTCAGACTTCACTTCTTTCCTGTTTATGCTGATGCatcttttacctcagagccacaacagTCTTCCTGCTATGG CTTTAATGTGTTAGGATTCAGGATgtctcagaccatggcctttactattgatgagatcaacagaaactcaaaCCTGCTGCCAAATGtcactctgggatacagtctgtatgataactgcctCCAAGTAGGGGCTGGAATtggtgcagcactgaccttaaTCAGTGGTCAaaaagagcaagttacattagaggagaactgtgcaggaactcctccagtcctagggattgtgggtggTTCGTCTTCTACACGTTCAattgccatatccacagtcttaggtttgtacagagtgcctctg gtgagttattttgccacatgttcctgcctgagtgatcgacaaaagtttccatctttctttaggacgatcccgaGTGAttcttttcag gtgaatgctttgattcagattctaaaacactttggttggacttgggcaggtctgctcatcagtgatgatgattatggacaCAACGCTGCTTGGTCCTTTCATTCTGATCTGGGTCCAACTGccggaggttgtctggcttacacagagattttgcctcGTTATGATCCCATTGAAAttaggagaatagtggatgtgataaggaaatctacagctcgggtggtgattgtgtttgcacacgAGAGTCGCATgattaacctcatgaaagaggtaG TGaaacagaatgtgacaggcctgcagtggattgccagtgaagcctggtcaTCAGCTGCTGTGCTCCAGGCTCCCCATCTCATGCCGTACCTGGCTGGAACACTGGGGATCGCCAttcgtcgaggagaaataccagggctcagggacttcctgttacaaatacgtcctgacctacatcacaacaacaccgATGGGAATAGCATG gtGAATGAGTTTTGGGAatacacatttcagtgtagatttgcaccacctccagcaggttgggtggaagctggaggagaattatgcactggagaGGAAGCTGAAGAGAATGTGAAGAATGAATTGGtggatgtttcaaacctcaggCCAGAGTATAacgtgtataaggctgtgtatgctctggcgtatgctcttgatgacatgctacagtgtgagccagggagagggcctttcagcaacaacacctgtgctcatttgcAAAgaatggagccatggcag ATGAtgtattacttggaaaaagtcaatttCACCACATCttttggtgatcaagtgtcatttgatgaaaatggtgatcctttaccaatatatgacatcatgaactgggtgtggctccctgatggaagaactaaagttcagagagtgggtgagtttaagaggtcagccttcaaaggagAAGAACTTACACTGGATGttgacaaaatcttctggaacgttgaatccaaacag cctcctcggtcagtgtgtagtgagagctgtcctccaggtacccgcatggccagaaagaagggggaacctgagtgttgttttgactgtgtcccttgttctgagggaaagatcagcaatacaactg actccatggagtgcaccagttgtccagaagatttctggtccagcccccagcatGACCACTGtcttcctaagaaaacagagttcctctccttccatgagcctctgggtatctgcttgacaaccatctcactgttgggcacatttatctgtgttgttgttctgggcatcttcatccatcatcatagcacacctatagttcgtgccaacaattcagaactcagttttcttcttttggtgtcactcaaattgtgtttcttgtgttcattgctcttcattggacgacccagatcatggacttgccaactaagacacgCAGCATTTGGCAttagctttgtgctttgtgtctcatgtatcctggtgaaaaccctggtggttctggctgtgttcagggcctccaaaccaggtggtgagtccagtctgaagtggtttggtgctgcgcagcagagagggacagttctggttctgacttctgttcaagcagcaatctgcactgtctggcttgtctctgcttcaccagtgcctcataaaaacacccagtatcacagtgacaagatagtgtatgagtgtgtagttgggtccacagttggttttgcagttttacttggttatattggtttactggctgtcctcagttgtttgttagcttttctagcaaggaatcttccagacagtttcaatgaggccaaactcatcaccttcagcatgctgatcttctgtgcagtgtgggtggcctttgtccctgcttacatcagctcaccaggcaaatatgcagatgcagtggaggtatttgccatcctggcctccagtttggGCATCTTGGTGGCACTGTTAGGACCCAAGTGTTACATCATCTTGTgtagaccagagagaaacacaaagaaagccatcatgggtcgaggCACCAAGTCATGA
- the LOC122766164 gene encoding P2X purinoceptor 7-like — protein sequence MAVSRPRAVIPYTFDPESDPETEDTVASETPPQQRLLQDASEWCTCGNCMTMPTEGENVCCKETLKVIRRMNELPDTPTCMTYHPGLEPNCLNPYTLQNMNNIYRADYGPLRGRTIHDRYRHLAYRSFVSWCWGYLGRRVRVVIPSCVVCRIRQEFPDLAGQYVGFRPPLD from the exons atggCTGTGTCACGACCCCGCGCCGTAATCCCTTACACATTTGacccggagtctgacccagagacAGAAGATACTGTCGCAAGTGAAACACCTCCACaacaaagactgctgcaggacgcctcaGAATG GTGCACTTGTGGGAACTGCATGACGATGCCCACAGAAGGGGAGAACGTCTGCTGTAAAGAAACACTTAAG GTTATCCGAAGAATGAATGAGCTTCCGGACACACCAACATGCATGACCTACCATCCAGGCCTGGAGCCTAACTGTTTGAACCCATACACACTgcagaacatgaacaacatcTACCGGGCAGACTATGGGCCTTTGCGGGGAAGAACAATACACGA TCGCTACCGGCATTTAGCATACCGCAGCTTTGTCAGCTGGTGCTGGGGATATTTGGGACGACGTGTACGAGTTGTCATCCCGTCGTGTGTTGTGTGCCGGATACGCCAGGAGTTTCCTGATTTGGCTGGACAATATGTTGGCTTCCGCCCACCCCTTGACTGA
- the LOC122766166 gene encoding extracellular calcium-sensing receptor-like, translating into GGRTKVQTVGEFKRSAFKGEELTLDDDKIFWNTESKQPPRSVCSESCPPGTRMARKKGEPECCFDCVPCSEGKISNTTDSMECTSCPEDFWSSPQRDHCVPKKTEFLSYHEPLGICLTTISLLGTFICVVVLGIFIHHHSTPIVRANNSELSFLLLVSLKLCFLCSLLFIGRPRSWTCQLRHAAFGISFVLCVSCILVKTLVVLAVFRASKPGGESSLKWFGAAQQRGTVLVLTSVQAAICTVWLVSASPVPYKNTQYHSDKIVYECVVGSTVGFAVLLGYIGLLAVLSCLLAFLARNLPDSFNEAKLITFSMLIFCAVWVAFVPAYISSPGKYADAVEVFAILASSLGILVALLGPKCYIILCRPERNTKKAIMGRGTKS; encoded by the exons ggtggaagaactaaagttcagacAGTGGGTGAgtttaagaggtcagccttcaaaggagAGGAACTAACACTGGATGatgacaaaatcttctggaacactgaatccaaacag cctcctcggtcagtgtgcagtgagagttgtcctccaggtacccgcatggccagaaagaagggggaacctgagtgttgttttgactgcgtcccttgttctgagggaaagatcagcaatacaactg actccatggagtgcaccagttgtccagaagatttctggtccagcccccagcgtgaccactgtgttcctaagaaaacagagttcctctcctaccatgagcctctgggtatctgcttgacaaccatctcactgttgggcacatttatctgtgttgttgttctgggcatcttcatccatcatcatagcacacctatagttcgtgccaacaattcagaactcagttttcttcttttggtgtcactcaaattgtgtttcttgtgttcattgctcttcattggacgacccagatcatggacttgccaactaagacacgCAGCATTTGGCAttagctttgtgctttgtgtctcatgtatcctggtgaaaaccctggtggttctggctgtgttcagggcctccaaaccaggtggtgagtccagtctgaagtggtttggtgctgcgcagcagagagggacagttctggttctgacttctgttcaagcagcaatctgcactgtctggcttgtctctgcttcaccagtgccttataaaaacacccagtatcacagtgacaagatagtttatgagtgtgtagttgggtccacagttggttttgcagttttacttggttatattggtttactggccgtcctcagttgtttgttagcttttctagcaaggaatcttccagacagtttcaatgaggccaaactcatcaccttcagcatgctgatcttctgtgcagtgtgggtggcctttgtccctgcttacatcagctcaccaggcaaatatgcagatgcagtggaggtatttgccatcctggcctccagtttggGCATCTTGGTGGCACTGTTAGGACCCAAGTGTTACATCATCTTGTgtagaccagagagaaacacaaagaaagccatcatgggtcgaggCACCAAGTCATGA